The Daucus carota subsp. sativus chromosome 9, DH1 v3.0, whole genome shotgun sequence genome window below encodes:
- the LOC108192375 gene encoding G2/mitotic-specific cyclin S13-7 isoform X2, which translates to MASKAVITQRHKEVEGKQKNVQAERRNRRVLGDIGNVVKAVDAGKPKNPIKTNRPMTRSLCAQLVAKGLPVVGGKDPKDIQLIDDGVMGRKDASVLEAAAVKKKDSDQKPTVTLSCEEEIKPKSSGRKSRPDYSEKTEKAFTSILSARSKAACGLINKPQNEIIANIDASDVDDELAAVEYVDDIYKYYKLTEGDGQVHDYMPSQTDINSKMRSILIDWLVEVHRKFELMPESLYLTINIVDRYLSMKIVPRRELQLVGVGSMLIACKYEEIWAPEVNDFIAISDNAYNREQVLLMEKSILAKLEWYLTVPTPYVFLVRYIKSSVPSDPEMENMTFFLAELGLTHYTTVVTYCPSVIAASAVYAARCTLKKSPFWTETLKHYTGYSEDQLRDCVKLLVSYHAALSESKLKAVYKKFARPEKGVVALVPPLKVI; encoded by the exons ATGGCTTCTAAAGCTGTGATTACTCAGCGTCATAAAG AGGTAGAAGGGAAGCAAAAGAATGTACAGGCAGAACGAAGAAACCGGAGGGTTCTTGGTGATATCGGGAATGTTGTCAAAGCTGTTGATGCAGGGAAGCCCAAAAACCCGATCAAGACCAATAGGCCAATGACAAG GAGCCTATGCGCACAACTAGTGGCAAAAGGACTGCCAGTAGTAGGAGGAAAGGATCCTAAG GATATCCAATTGATTGATGATGGAGTCATGGGAAGAAAGGATGCCTCTGTGTTGGAAGCAGCAGCTGTCAAGAAAAAGGATAGTGATCAAAAACCTACTGTTACTCTGAGTTGCGAGGAAGAAATTAAGCCCAAGAGTAGTGGAAGAAAATCTAGACCAGACTACTCGGAAAAGACAGAGAAGGCCTTCACATCTATTCTCAGTGCTAGAAGCAAA GCTGCATGTGGCCTCATTAACAAGCCCCAGAATGAGATCATAGCAAACATTGATGCAtcagatgttgatgatgagctAGCAGCTGTTGAATATGTGGATGATATCTATAAATATTACAAGCTTACAGAA GGTGATGGTCAAGTTCATGATTACATGCCTTCACAAACTGACATCAACTCCAAAATGAGATCTATTCTTATAGACTGGCTTGTTGAAGTCCACCGAAAGTTTGAACTCATGCCTGAAAGTTTGTACCTCACTATCAATATAGTGGATCGTTATCTATCGATGAAGATTGTTCCAAGGAGGGAACTACAGCTGGTAGGAGTTGGCTCAATGTTGATTGCATGCAAGTATGAAGAAATTTGGGCACCAGAG GTTAATGACTTCATTGCGATATCAGACAATGCTTATAACAGGGAACAAGTACTGCTGATGGAGAAATCGATACTTGCAAAGCTGGAATGGTATTTGACCGTACCAACACCATATGTATTTCTGGTTCGGTACATAAAGTCTTCAGTTCCATCAGATCCTGAG ATGGAAAACATGACGTTTTTCCTAGCTGAACTTGGTCTGACCCATTATACCACCGTCGTAACATACTGCCCGTCTGTGATTGCGGCTTCAGCTGTTTATGCTGCACGATGTACCCTCAAGAAATCCCCTTTTTGGACAGAAACACTGAAACACTACACAGGATACTCTGAGGATCAGTTAAG GGATTGTGTGAAGCTCTTGGTTAGCTATCATGCTGCTCTTTCAGAAAGTAAGCTCAAGGCTGTTTACAAAAAGTTTGCTCGCCCAGAAAAAGGTGTTGTTGCTCTCGTTCCTCCATTAAAGGTTATCTGA
- the LOC108192375 gene encoding G2/mitotic-specific cyclin S13-7 isoform X1: protein MASKAVITQRHKEVEGKQKNVQAERRNRRVLGDIGNVVKAVDAGKPKNPIKTNRPMTSLGDIFRSLCAQLVAKGLPVVGGKDPKDIQLIDDGVMGRKDASVLEAAAVKKKDSDQKPTVTLSCEEEIKPKSSGRKSRPDYSEKTEKAFTSILSARSKAACGLINKPQNEIIANIDASDVDDELAAVEYVDDIYKYYKLTEGDGQVHDYMPSQTDINSKMRSILIDWLVEVHRKFELMPESLYLTINIVDRYLSMKIVPRRELQLVGVGSMLIACKYEEIWAPEVNDFIAISDNAYNREQVLLMEKSILAKLEWYLTVPTPYVFLVRYIKSSVPSDPEMENMTFFLAELGLTHYTTVVTYCPSVIAASAVYAARCTLKKSPFWTETLKHYTGYSEDQLRDCVKLLVSYHAALSESKLKAVYKKFARPEKGVVALVPPLKVI, encoded by the exons ATGGCTTCTAAAGCTGTGATTACTCAGCGTCATAAAG AGGTAGAAGGGAAGCAAAAGAATGTACAGGCAGAACGAAGAAACCGGAGGGTTCTTGGTGATATCGGGAATGTTGTCAAAGCTGTTGATGCAGGGAAGCCCAAAAACCCGATCAAGACCAATAGGCCAATGACAAG TCTCGGGGATATTTTCAGGAGCCTATGCGCACAACTAGTGGCAAAAGGACTGCCAGTAGTAGGAGGAAAGGATCCTAAG GATATCCAATTGATTGATGATGGAGTCATGGGAAGAAAGGATGCCTCTGTGTTGGAAGCAGCAGCTGTCAAGAAAAAGGATAGTGATCAAAAACCTACTGTTACTCTGAGTTGCGAGGAAGAAATTAAGCCCAAGAGTAGTGGAAGAAAATCTAGACCAGACTACTCGGAAAAGACAGAGAAGGCCTTCACATCTATTCTCAGTGCTAGAAGCAAA GCTGCATGTGGCCTCATTAACAAGCCCCAGAATGAGATCATAGCAAACATTGATGCAtcagatgttgatgatgagctAGCAGCTGTTGAATATGTGGATGATATCTATAAATATTACAAGCTTACAGAA GGTGATGGTCAAGTTCATGATTACATGCCTTCACAAACTGACATCAACTCCAAAATGAGATCTATTCTTATAGACTGGCTTGTTGAAGTCCACCGAAAGTTTGAACTCATGCCTGAAAGTTTGTACCTCACTATCAATATAGTGGATCGTTATCTATCGATGAAGATTGTTCCAAGGAGGGAACTACAGCTGGTAGGAGTTGGCTCAATGTTGATTGCATGCAAGTATGAAGAAATTTGGGCACCAGAG GTTAATGACTTCATTGCGATATCAGACAATGCTTATAACAGGGAACAAGTACTGCTGATGGAGAAATCGATACTTGCAAAGCTGGAATGGTATTTGACCGTACCAACACCATATGTATTTCTGGTTCGGTACATAAAGTCTTCAGTTCCATCAGATCCTGAG ATGGAAAACATGACGTTTTTCCTAGCTGAACTTGGTCTGACCCATTATACCACCGTCGTAACATACTGCCCGTCTGTGATTGCGGCTTCAGCTGTTTATGCTGCACGATGTACCCTCAAGAAATCCCCTTTTTGGACAGAAACACTGAAACACTACACAGGATACTCTGAGGATCAGTTAAG GGATTGTGTGAAGCTCTTGGTTAGCTATCATGCTGCTCTTTCAGAAAGTAAGCTCAAGGCTGTTTACAAAAAGTTTGCTCGCCCAGAAAAAGGTGTTGTTGCTCTCGTTCCTCCATTAAAGGTTATCTGA